From Bicyclus anynana chromosome 11, ilBicAnyn1.1, whole genome shotgun sequence:
ttcaactcctaaagtggtgaaatagggcttgaaagtttacattgatttccacgcggacgaagtcgcgggcgtccgctagtatttaatacaatattacgATCTTTACAGACAACATCCATACCAGGCGTGTGGGTATCACCAGACCACGTCAGCATTGTGTGGTGCAAACAGCTCGTGATGGTCATCAATCGGTTTCTCTTCGATATAGTCGACCCGTTGCTTGAACAAGTAACAGAGAACAGTTTGCTGATTGGCGCAAAGGCCAGACAATACTTTGAGGTACGTCAAATTATTTCTTAATAGCAAACGccgcaaagaaaaaaaaatcttgccgtcatagcccagtggatatgacctctgcctcccaactccggagggtgtgagttcgaatccagtccggggcatgcactgtgcattttaagaaattaaatattgcatgtctcaaacagtgaaggaaaacatcgtgaggaaacctgcgtacctgagaattttcttaattctctgagtgtgtgaagtctgcaaatccgcattgggccaacgtggtggactattggttaaacccctctcattctgagaggagactcgagctcagcagtgagccgaatatgggttgatgacgacgacattccacctggtggggggtctaccaacactgcgctttgtattGAGGGGTCGCGATTTCTGCAcctttgggacctcaacgttcttcggctcttcgaagtatgtgcctcgcccattgccacttcagcttcgcgactcgttgagctatgtctgtgactttagttcttctgcggatctccttatttctgattcgatcacgcagagactcCGAGCTTAGTTCGTTTCATCGTccttttaagaaatccttaacttttttttttttttattctttacaagtcagcccttgactacaatctcacctgattgtaagtgatgatgcagtctaagatggaagcgggctaacttgttaggaggaggatgaaaatccacacccctttcggtttctacacggcatcgtaccggaacgctaaatcgcttggcggtacgtctttgccggtagggtggtaactagccacggccgaagcctcccaccagccagacctagacaaattaagaaaatctcaatctgcccagccggggatcgaacccaggacctccgtcttataaatccaccgcgcataccactgcgccacggaggccgtcaaaaaattttaattttagatattaattataaattttagatattaattgatatcgatatatttcggacccttattccatgtactacactaaattaaaatttaatatgagtcaactaccctattcctatGGTTTCAGGCAAATCGGtcaatgattatcaatccaaGAATAAAACGCAACAATGTGACGATGCAAGCAGACGCGTTTTGGTACGAAGACAACAGACGTATTTATCAAATATCACGTCCTGAGATTGACAGGTACTCTATCTATGCTATGTTTCTTATCAAATTTCGTTTTACAACTTTAGACACGCAATACGATGATTAATCGTTATCTCCAGCATAGTAAAGATTAAGACTATTGGGCTAACCTTGAGTACAATATCTCCAAGTATAAACAATGTGTAAAAGCAAATAATTACGCTTTTTTTTGGAGtttccttaagaatcgatttttcattaaCATATAGATCCTGGTATGAAACAAATATGGGCTGTAAAATTCAATGAacaaatgacagcgttacgtgtAACCTATTATGCGCACCTTTCACGGTGCGCTGTTAGTAGAAGAACCAAATAGAAAAATCCTTTATCCATTTGATTAacggatgaaaagtgttttatatctttACTACGTTAAAAAATGCATTGCAAGTAGGATGCTTAAAAATCTCCTGGCAAAATTAGTATTAACCGTcgttaactatcattaatgatagtttggccaggagtttttaAGGCAACCCACTCGCAACAGGAACCCACGGCCGTGAAAGCAGGGTCACCAGTATTATACGCTACTTTACAATCTATAGCTACAATACAATTGCTCATCCCAGCTTATCGAGTAAATATTTGTACAACctacattttgtatttcttatctGGGAACCACCTAAATTGCTAATACTGATAAGGTGATTTTGTAGATAAATGATTATTTCGGGGCATATTGTCTagaggagatcgcttttagaattttactttaattgtttttgtgttacgcttctttttttcttttttttatttttattctttacaagttagcccttgactacaatctcacctgatggtaagtgatgatgcagtctaagatggaagcgggctaacttgttaggaggaggatggaaatccacacccctttcggtttctacattcggcatcataccggaacgctaaatcaaataataaatatttgtgtatactgtaagtaggtacattagttatttacatatgtatgtaggtaccaCCTTGTTCACTTAATAAGTCTATCTCAAATGGTTTCCACATACTcgaaatatttttgaacaaCTTATCAAATGATAACCCACatcataaaaacataattaggtATCCCCCCTGGCGGtatgttttggctggtggagTGGTAACCAGTcacagccgaaacctcccaccagccagacttggaccaattaaagTACCCCCGCTGAGCCGACTATCTCAATCGTCtcagccggcgatcgaacccagtacctccgtctagtaaatccaccgcgcatcccactgcgccacgaagtcCGTCCAAATTTCGTATTAAGCCACAGGGACATATAACCATTACTAAACTATcatttagtatatattataaaaggaATCCATAtttactacggaaccctaaaaagatcttaaaaatggaaaatacgtatttattcattaaatatatGACGTTATTTATAACAGTACTAAAAAACagtaacagtatttttttttgaaaatagcagtgcattgctctactgggaccgaacgattatcactgacaggtatattgtagccaatagacctgatatagtgctaatcgatcggtcagtgcgtcgtgcaataattgttgatattactgttccacatgacgataatctggttaaagccgaaaaggaaaaagtatcaaaatacttggaccttgctcacgagattaccgccatgtggaatgttgagtcaactattattgttccgatagttgtttcagtcaatggtcttatagcgaaaagcttcgaccaacaccttaagaagctttcgcttaactgttggatcaagagtcggatacaaaaggcagtgattcttgagacggcgcgtattgtgaggaggttcctcactctggagccctgaccaccggttgcttggacactcaaatgtcccgcagcgggagggtgaatttttttttataaatttttaataatgttttgtgttttatacttatattgttgaaaatttaaaaaaaaagaagtaattaataaatgagagacaataAGCTACAGTACTAAAATAAATGCCATGCAATACATTATTTGAATGTGTCTGGATAAATGCCAGCGCTAATTGCATTACTTACTTACCGCATATTATCATAAACTCGTAATCTACGTAAATATAGCCACTATtacgatgtttttgtattttttttgcattgcGTTATTATACTGATAGCAGCAGATAAAGTTTGACATTCACCTATTAATTTATCACTAGTGcgatagtaatataaattgttcaaTTTTAATGTAACAATTGCCTACCGCGTAAATTGgattaaaatcttatttatattacctactagaggatagtccgggatccgtagagtatttattacaactgattactatcaagttaatttttcctgagtagcttcatctcgatgagacgatcaacttttttatttacgaaaattattgattctggtagctaactgagttaccattaaataacaaaatctgagcgtcggaacgagataatgacCAGTTAGAAGGGAACGGGAATGTTtgaagatatggcaaatatttaaaaaaaattacacgtcTTAAGTTGGATTCCGTCATAGGCTGTAGATGGTGCAGAATAACTAATAAGAAGACATACATACAAACCTTTACAAATAGGATCTCCTACAAATtggctaattaaaaaaacccataatattttaatttttccaaaataactcacatatgtatttttttttcttttcagaacAACTCATTTAATGATAAGATTAGTCAGTTTTCCACAAAATAGATTCGTAGCCGTGGAAACTGTCAATGTTCAAGATCAAGACTGGATTTTTGGATGCAATGCGAAAAACGTTCATAATTCCTATAGATATTGGTAAGTATGCAATGACGAGTATCCTTACTTATCCCACCAATAGTACgggttatatgtataaattttataaaaaaatataggacGTAATTTAACGTCATATTCTaatctctaaaaaaaaaattaccgagAAAATCACTATGTGTTTggtatcaaatgaaaatgttttccttcaccgcttgagacacgtgatatttaatttcttaaaatgcacacaagtgaaaagttgtaggtgcatgccccagaccggattcgaacccacaccctccggaattggaggcagaggtcatatccactgggctatcacgtctttcgAAATTGTATTTACTTGGTTATATTTCAGCAAGGAAGCGATCTCGCTGAGCGAGCTAAGCCGCTGGACCGGCTCGATCCCAGAGTTCGGCAAGAGGAAGCTGGCCACTGTAAATCTGCACAAACTGACGGACCAACGTCCCGATTGGACGCACGTCATTGTTAGAGTATCGCCGACCAACAAACcggtatgtttgttactttgtaaaaaaacatgcCGATGATAAGTTTACGAAAAAATGGATGCAACTTGATTGGTTTGTACAtattaccgttaaattgtaaaatacgttagtttatatacgttatatatatataacataccgaaaaataacacgttaaattgtaatcagtatgttcagttcacaatatatcgatagattacaatattgcgggtgagattataaactaacgtattgtacaatttaacggtgacatacaCACTAACAAAGTGTTAGTAGCTGTAATGAGAGAACGTAAAAAGTACTTCCGAGAACGTATAGTGCGACATAAAAGAGGAGAAGTTAACAAAAGTGGAACTTAAAAACTCGGGTTTATAAATCACAGTTCCCGCGATgtttgaaaaacagaatttcacgcgaacggagtcgccgGCGTTTGCTAGTGATTATATAAACGACAAAAATCTTGGAGGTGAAATGTATAACATGACTGGCTACTTatgtacctattgttaaatggtgataaactaaaaataaacctGGCTAAGTTTATTgtctcttctcggaccaaggcgcgtttggtaACCTCGTAATTTTAGTTTGAAGTTTTCGTCTAATTATTAACACCATTACTTTatataacctgacgtttcgaaaatgcttgtaaactaagcctaattgaaataaatgaatattgactatttcATAGCACGATCTAGAATGACCGAGAGTGAATGAATCGGTCTGTTACAAACAAGTTTTAGAtaaaggaagaaagaaaaacacgTTTATTTCTTCGAAATTATGCTACACATctcaatatctccagtacaccaggtcatccaggacaataccctgcgatgtgtggtataaaccagaaaatggccccagctcagcataaagCTACGtctagcgctgattttcagctggaaccaCATATAGTAATAAGTTACTGTTTCAGGTAACATTGAACGTTGACATAAACGATCACGCATCAAGACAAATAAATGTGCAACTACCTTCAGACTATTCATTCGGCAAACAGATGATTATAACTGAAACTGAAGCCAATAGTTTGTATTACGAGCTGCTTTTGCCCGATTTCGGTGCCATTCATCAAGCCTATTTGCTGTATGTGGAGCCTACTGCGAGTTGCCAAGCCACATCGTACCATGCTTCTGCTGAACTGCACGTCCCTTGGGCAAAGAATCACGAATACTATCATTATTTCACGTAAGTCAAGCCgattattatactagctgacgccgcgcgatttcacccgcgtggttcccgttcctgtaggaatacagggataatatatagcctatagccttcctcgataaatgggctatctaacactgaaagaatttttcaaatcggaccagtagttccagagattagcgcgttcaatcaaacaaacaaacttttcagatttataatattatagtatagatgagATACTGTTATAGTTAAGTCCTAATTTGattgaatttaattgaaaaaatacaagtatttttACAGTTATAGGTCAGACTCAGTtgagagccgttatagcccagtggacatgacctctgcctctgattccggagggtgtgggtcagaatccggtctggggcttgcacctccaacttttcagttgaaagaatttttcaaatcgggtcagtagttcctgagataagcgcgttcaaccaaacatacaaactcttcagcttttagtattagtatagatatcgaaATATCTTTTTGTGCAGGCATTTGAAGAAATCTCCAATGAAGCTACGCTTGTATAAGAGCAATCCGAACATACTTAGAGGCATAGAATCAGACGAAAAAGTTAAGATTACGCTTTTATTGGATCCACAGTGCACATTCAGTATTAGGTGAGCAATTTCaacatcattattttattaaaaataaataataggtaagaACGGTTACCATTTTGTACCAACAACACATTTTGTAACAACAACATACAAAATGGTATTGTTGGTaataaatggggatgatgactaggtttgaatatattgatttttatgatacattcgggtaaatagggtcaatgttaactaatttatacataaaaagcaaagattgtctggatatttgcaaaataaatgagattataaaatttcaaaatctattaaaaatattttatcgtaattagatgaaaattcatacagttttagcttccttacattaaatgtgacattttttaatatatgaactataagcataaacgcacaaataacaaagatattagtaattttttttgaacgcgcatacaaatctaacgatcattacattggctatgacgtcattagttcgagccattttgtatggggcgtttttcagggatccgcggcagcgctgcaaatctgaccctttaaatccctgtagctccgaaagtaatgatcgcagataccctgttccttttacaaaattgctttactattagtatactcttaatttatatacaatttaaaaaagtgtcatcatccctattgttgtATCAAATTGGTGTTTTACAGGGTCCTTTATGTTCACGTTAAAATAATATGTGCTCAGACGAATAAGATCGGGACCTGActcgctatagcttggcaacttcgttcttaACACTCCCGATAATCCGCACGGGTcgggggacgtgtagcgatgaatgaaaaacccacgactgaggCACCTCACTTCCCCAAATCGTCAGATTATCGAAATGCGcggtttttagctatcaacctTTAGGTTTTagttatcttaatctgacgtgctggttgagtatttctgaagttagttttttttttggttgccctaaacgtgcccaccaatattaagggctcatacttggtggaggtactgaacaacgcgCAAGGTGtcctcccttatgttcatctgccgcgctcgagtaactgcaaaaatcccctcttcggctcccctactatataTAGCTAGTAATAGATCTACAAGTTAGCAGGTTATAGTTTTCCTTCTCTCCCTAACGCCATACGCGAAGCGAGAAAGAAGTTATCGTTGCTTATTTGAACCTTATTTCCTTAGATATAAGGTCGATATTATTTGACTCATTTTCCCTTCAACAGTATATCGACTTCATGGTACCTTCGGATCGCCCAGCTTTCACGTAACTACACTCCAGTACTGGTACCGTACGTGGCTGCTATAATACTGTTGGTATTGAGGACTAACATACTGAAGTTAAAGGACAACAAGGATTGTATCTCTATACACAGCGCGTTGATGAGCGAGGGGGTTAAACCGTATTATGCTGTTGTGTTTGGAAGATTAACCACTATGGTGTTGATGTGagtaaaatcaaatcaaaaatcatttatttcaagtgggctcagtttacaagcacttttgacacgtcagttgactatttttaaagataggcaggttctgctgagaagaaaccgacaagaaactcaacagttgctctttaaaaaaaaaagatacagtattataaattacaatttatgacaacattacaatttcttagttatactttttgtgtgaaggtggaagctgatccaatggcctccaagcgcttttatctttaaggaactcatcaatgttgtagtaacctcgagcCTTGAATCTCGTCAAATGTTATAATACTatgcacagaataaagaatgatacagaattagtctttacaaataacgCGGTGTGAAGGTGGATAGCcaaaaatagttaatttaaaaaagtttaaaactaaaattttgcaAAATCTCTGTCAGTCAACAATCTAACTTTTCTGTCAGGAAATCCTTTCGTCAGAACTATTggaagaataaattaatttcgggTTCGCTTATCCATCCTCATTGTACTGTGTAATCCCGAAAATTTGATGTCTTTAAAAAACCTAATTCTCCATATGGCAACTATGATAAAACTAATAACAAGCTTCTATTATGAGGGTTTAACATtgaccttttataataaaaggacgtaTATCAtgaagaaaatttcacttaaaaacgtgccaattttgctttgacagttttagaattgttGGTAAaggaaattatacctaaaggcctttaaatatagtctaattttctatgaaatcccaagcagagcaaattcaaccttaagcatTGAGTTTAAGGCTGAATttacaaatgcgactacttgaattgagtgccaagaagttgtgtttggaactcattgagtgggggggggggggtttgcgttttttggtcgctgattgtgcatccacttcttaataggagatcgatggggtttaaaaactaatatttcatTGAAATGTTTGCAGGTCTGTACCTTTATTTGCGTACATCTTTGTGAATGCGAGCTCACAGAACATGGAACTGCAATACTTTGCACGCTCCATGTTAGTGTTGCCAGCGTATATGACAGCTTTGGGCATTTTGAACGTTGCCGCGTTGGCTGTGCTCGCAGTGATGGTGTTTTGGTCGCAGTTGGCACATCGGCTACTGTTCAGGTAATACAtgtgtttttaacttttttacccgactgcgtcagaaggagggtgtTTCTTGAGCATATgatatgtatgtccatttctttggatGCATTTTGACATATGCGGTGTCATTGAATTCATCAGTATtgtggtagtgacataggctatatacattttcaaaatggcgcccgtaaaCGTTAAAAGGTGGTGGTGGGTTTGATCTTTTTTCTTACGctaacaatatgggtatcaaatgaaaggtcgtgAAAAGACaattaaaagagaaaaacaagtatcacaatatctatataaaattggagagacgttatagcccagtggatatggcctctgcctttgattctggagtgtgtaggttcgaatccagtatggggcatgcacttttcagttatgtgcattttaaggaattaaaaaatgtctcaaaaggtgaaagaaaaacacttgaggaaacctgcatacctgagaattttcttaattctcacaGGACCTGCCCAGgattatgaagaataattgtaataagtttcattaaaatccgtcgagtagtttttgtttctttaacgaacatacggacagacaaaaaatttactgattgcatttttgccatcagtatcgatcactaatcaccccctgatagttattttggaaatatatttaatgtacagaattgaactctctacagatttattataagtatagacatGTTTTAGGATCGTATGGCGCGGAGGCCCGGGCCTAGCTGAAAGGATGGCCTCCGGCCTACAGAAAGTCCCCATGCTGACGAGTGCCACATTAGTGTGCGCGGTGCCTTTGTCCTGTGGAGCAGCCTCCTTAGCCGCCGGCGCCGCTTTCTACGCTTTTCTGGTAACATATTCCTTTATTTTCGACCAAAATTCAGTCCAGTCCATGCTGGTATGCTGTAAGAACATatcttatacagggtgctcgggagtatttcctaaTAACTGtaggtttatattaaaaattaaaatgaatattttcggagtaaaaaatatttattttgtaaatagaataATCCTAAATTGTGTCTCTAATATATTAAGACCTagcaaacttattcattgataaatatcatgaagtagcttactagtgaagtgcggagtgccagttgcaatatctcgtcgatatcgacagtcttaccactacgattacgtattttaaaatgcaaggatagataaaggcgtatgttacatggatagtcggaattatttgaattactttgtatgaaaacacaaaaagttttatttttagttaaaaaagttAGTTATGCATTTCGGCTCCTATAGGTGGACTTGTTAACATGAAGTAATAACATCAACATGAAGTAACGAAAAATAAtccccagcatcctgtataagcgagtaaaaattatttgtcgccgatagctttcttagcgagacttggtcgctaactatgggcctcataagaaggcttagagtcacacagcgggcgatggaacgagctatgttaggaggtCTGCGTAAtcgtatcagaaatgaggagatccgcagaagaaccaaagtcaccgacatagctcaacgagttgcgaagctgaagtggcaatgggcgcggcacatagttcgaagagtcgatggacgttggggtcccaaggtgctggaatggcgaccccgcactagtaagcgcagtgttggccgactccccaccaggtggactgacgacatcaagcgagtcgcagggattcgctggatgcaggtggctcagtatcgtgatgtttggaagtccctacaaaaggcctatgtcctgcagtggacgtccatcggctgatatgatgatgatgatgatgagctttcttgcgattggttggtTGTGTCAAGTAGCCACTTGACAGTTTTcggaaaaatattaatatctctTCTTCATCTATTGAAAATTGGAGGTTAACAATCATTAAGGCTGGTCATGGAGCAGGTCATATTTGGAGTttccatacaaaaaaataaatatttacaattaagaCTCCTTGACAGCAGAATTATAGGTCCAAACCAAGTTAACATTTTACGCCGCAACTATTTACTCGCTGGCACCAGTTCCATCGATTATGAGCG
This genomic window contains:
- the LOC112056503 gene encoding GPI inositol-deacylase isoform X2, which codes for MACMLTVKEDSQRDPGRCVNYNEELSGLYGGVLDSQTQFASACIKKILSLYKNNKYTKSVPTSIILIGHSMGGLIAKRLLAYPSTINVTSVAITLAAPLEAPVVNFDAIVNDYYILTELAWQREIHQHEEIKETKFLISIGSGPRDLLIPAGLTSSNDSYISALTTSIPGVWVSPDHVSIVWCKQLVMVINRFLFDIVDPLLEQVTENSLLIGAKARQYFEANRSMIINPRIKRNNVTMQADAFWYEDNRRIYQISRPEIDRTTHLMIRLVSFPQNRFVAVETVNVQDQDWIFGCNAKNVHNSYRYCKEAISLSELSRWTGSIPEFGKRKLATVNLHKLTDQRPDWTHVIVRVSPTNKPVTLNVDINDHASRQINVQLPSDYSFGKQMIITETEANSLYYELLLPDFGAIHQAYLLYVEPTASCQATSYHASAELHVPWAKNHEYYHYFTHLKKSPMKLRLYKSNPNILRGIESDEKVKITLLLDPQCTFSISISTSWYLRIAQLSRNYTPVLVPYVAAIILLVLRTNILKLKDNKDCISIHSALMSEGVKPYYAVVFGRLTTMVLMSVPLFAYIFVNASSQNMELQYFARSMLVLPAYMTALGILNVAALAVLAVMVFWSQLAHRLLFRIVWRGGPGLAERMASGLQKVPMLTSATLVCAVPLSCGAASLAAGAAFYAFLLSKMYEEYLEDYVYRLGSRLACRIFKMFISKKNTPKTEVNASVESTSENVNVRTNGDNNENINEIDTGETSEEARVSNKPEEPKDESDKKETKSNSDENLNNINFHMSLFFMWLIVTIVNVPALLTWAHNFKYSIILKPDTSYLIGIVMSACSAVIWQMNGPRKNLRNYDSVSTLLFSMAVLILALGPYTLFIVNYGIAFIFLVITVQQLYDIEEPVNEVNPDYLNDDVDEASSNLPGVNIADEDNENENEDDDFLLNDELNGEGPDDYDVCDENKMAYLLRSIREKFGFDEVN